A section of the Amycolatopsis sp. AA4 genome encodes:
- a CDS encoding SdrD B-like domain-containing protein, translated as MRRARKVAIGRTAGAAAGTAMLVGALAVVTPGSAPAQGAPECGGIAANPSVEDAGSPGGAPRGYLFIPAAPVPRSTPPDRVPKLLTSTAHAVDGRVNAQIQTPDGRVSSAAQQVKAVPGGQYSLSVWSATAQSGLGARASATTGLRFADRAGRVLVEKPLPVTHDVASDGRLARQELPPFTAPDDTAAVSFFASTNHNWVLWDCVHVALAAFAVKMEVRNPADGTWGPSAAIPAGDAAHFRISVSNTGSEPLTGVLVKDPWCTGLPGAFDLAANASREVTCDHPNLTEDDNGHVNTAKVTGTGPGGPLAEQKASVTVTVTPQPAVGKIGDRAWKDLNRNGMQDDDEPGFPDLPVTLKDGAGGTVATTRTNADGSYLFDQRKDGTYQVCFDISKLPDGLTVTQRGAGAPGLDSAVDPATGCTSPFTLGGKDRERMDLDIGLAPPPPTVPPAPSGPPAPTASAASPSR; from the coding sequence GTGAGGCGGGCAAGGAAAGTCGCGATCGGACGCACGGCGGGCGCGGCGGCGGGCACTGCGATGCTGGTCGGCGCGCTCGCCGTCGTCACTCCCGGGTCGGCTCCCGCGCAGGGGGCTCCGGAGTGCGGCGGCATCGCGGCCAACCCGAGCGTGGAGGACGCCGGTTCGCCCGGCGGAGCGCCGCGCGGGTACCTGTTCATCCCCGCCGCACCGGTTCCGCGCAGCACCCCGCCGGACCGGGTGCCGAAGCTGCTCACCAGCACCGCGCACGCGGTCGACGGGCGGGTCAACGCCCAGATCCAGACGCCGGACGGCCGTGTCAGCTCGGCTGCCCAGCAGGTGAAAGCGGTGCCCGGCGGGCAATACTCGCTGTCGGTGTGGTCGGCGACGGCGCAATCCGGCCTCGGTGCGCGCGCGAGCGCGACCACCGGGCTGCGCTTCGCCGACCGCGCCGGTCGCGTGCTGGTGGAGAAACCGCTTCCGGTGACGCACGACGTCGCGTCCGACGGCAGGCTCGCGCGGCAGGAACTGCCGCCGTTCACCGCGCCGGACGACACCGCGGCGGTCTCGTTTTTCGCCAGCACCAACCACAACTGGGTGCTGTGGGACTGCGTGCACGTGGCGCTCGCCGCGTTCGCGGTGAAGATGGAGGTGCGGAATCCGGCGGACGGAACGTGGGGCCCGTCGGCTGCCATCCCGGCCGGCGACGCCGCGCACTTCCGCATCTCCGTCTCCAACACCGGCTCCGAGCCGCTCACCGGGGTCCTCGTGAAGGACCCGTGGTGCACCGGGCTCCCCGGCGCGTTCGACCTCGCCGCGAACGCGTCGCGCGAAGTCACCTGCGACCACCCGAACCTCACCGAGGACGACAACGGGCACGTCAACACCGCGAAGGTCACCGGCACCGGTCCGGGCGGGCCGCTCGCCGAGCAGAAGGCGAGCGTGACGGTCACCGTCACGCCGCAGCCCGCGGTCGGCAAGATCGGCGACCGCGCGTGGAAAGACCTGAACCGCAACGGCATGCAGGACGACGACGAACCCGGCTTCCCGGATCTTCCGGTCACGCTCAAGGACGGCGCGGGCGGCACCGTCGCCACCACGCGCACGAACGCCGACGGCAGCTACCTGTTCGACCAGCGCAAGGACGGCACCTACCAGGTGTGCTTCGACATCTCGAAGCTGCCGGACGGCCTCACCGTCACCCAGCGCGGCGCGGGGGCGCCCGGTTTGGACTCGGCGGTCGACCCGGCGACCGGCTGCACCTCGCCGTTCACCCTCGGCGGCAAGGACCGCGAGCGGATGGACCTGGACATCGGCCTCGCCCCGCCCCCGCCGACCGTTCCGCCCGCGCCGAGCGGGCCTCCCGCGCCGACGGCGTCGGCTGCGTCACCTTCGCGGTAG
- a CDS encoding PhoX family phosphatase, whose amino-acid sequence MSLEPGRLLPLFTAHSGGRSPITCEYRCGNACAHEAPNPTGNEYFGDIAKGVSRRGVFKAGAVMAAAAGGFAALSGTAAAAPPAQAPAPLAKGRAVPGTDFTPVPPNKLDAVSIPDGYAQHVVIRWGDPVVPGAPKFDFRKQTAAAQAKQFGYNNDFVGLIPQDPLGLRNLLVVNHEYTTEVHLFPADQYDPANPTEEQVKIAWAAHGLSVLQTLRDPIGGALRTVPSPLNRRITLDTIFEVRGPAAGSKYLKTSADPSGKRVRGTQNNCSGGVTPWGTVLSGEENFHQYFAHADKVSDPTEAARLKRYAVGTGESTRKWERFDKRWDVSREPNEPNRFGWVVEIDPNDPNSTPVKHTALGRFKHEAANVKITADGRVAVYSGDDERFEYIYKFVSKGKYKKGNSALARRHNSALLDEGTLYVAKFSGNSPGEIDGSGKLPADGEFDGTGEWIPLASGDKSFVDGFTAEEVYVFTRQAADRAGATKMDRPEDIEPNPVNGRIYAALTNNSDRGAAGKAAPDEANPRTRNKNGHILEWDEDRGDAASTRFSWRLLLVCGDPATADTYFGGFPKDQVSPISCPDNVAFDPHGNLWISTDGNTLGANDGLFSVPVTGPERGHVKQFLSVPVGAETCGPVVTENLVLVAVQHPGEDAPSSANPTSHWPDGGSSQPRPAIVSVWKKGAFGLPGRIGRR is encoded by the coding sequence GTGTCCCTGGAGCCTGGACGACTGCTGCCCCTGTTCACCGCGCATTCCGGCGGCCGATCCCCGATCACCTGCGAATACCGCTGCGGCAACGCGTGCGCGCACGAGGCCCCGAACCCGACCGGCAACGAGTACTTCGGCGACATCGCCAAGGGCGTCTCGCGGCGCGGCGTGTTCAAGGCCGGCGCGGTGATGGCCGCGGCCGCGGGCGGGTTCGCCGCGCTGTCCGGCACCGCCGCGGCTGCCCCTCCGGCCCAGGCCCCTGCTCCGCTGGCGAAGGGCCGCGCCGTGCCCGGCACCGACTTCACGCCGGTGCCGCCGAACAAACTCGACGCCGTCAGCATCCCCGACGGGTACGCCCAGCACGTGGTGATCCGCTGGGGCGACCCGGTGGTCCCCGGCGCGCCGAAGTTCGATTTCCGCAAGCAGACCGCGGCCGCGCAGGCCAAGCAGTTCGGCTACAACAACGACTTCGTCGGCCTGATCCCGCAGGATCCGCTCGGCCTGCGCAATCTGCTGGTGGTCAACCACGAGTACACCACCGAGGTGCACCTCTTCCCGGCCGATCAGTACGACCCGGCCAATCCCACCGAGGAACAGGTGAAAATCGCCTGGGCGGCACACGGTTTGTCGGTGCTGCAGACCCTGCGCGACCCGATCGGCGGCGCGCTGCGCACGGTGCCCAGCCCGCTGAACCGGCGGATCACGCTCGACACGATTTTCGAGGTGCGCGGTCCGGCGGCCGGTTCGAAGTACCTCAAGACGTCGGCCGATCCGTCCGGCAAGCGCGTGCGCGGCACGCAGAACAACTGCTCCGGCGGCGTCACGCCGTGGGGCACCGTGCTGTCCGGCGAGGAGAACTTCCACCAGTACTTCGCCCACGCGGACAAGGTTTCCGATCCGACCGAGGCCGCGCGGCTCAAGCGGTACGCGGTCGGCACCGGCGAGAGCACGCGCAAATGGGAGCGCTTCGACAAGCGCTGGGACGTTTCGCGCGAGCCCAACGAGCCCAACCGGTTCGGCTGGGTCGTGGAAATCGATCCGAACGACCCGAATTCCACGCCGGTGAAGCACACCGCCCTCGGCCGGTTCAAGCACGAGGCGGCGAACGTCAAGATCACCGCGGACGGCCGGGTCGCGGTATACTCCGGCGACGACGAGCGGTTCGAGTACATCTACAAATTCGTCTCGAAGGGCAAGTACAAGAAGGGGAACTCCGCGCTCGCCCGGCGGCACAATTCGGCGCTGCTGGACGAGGGAACCCTCTACGTCGCCAAGTTCTCCGGCAACAGCCCGGGCGAGATCGACGGTTCCGGCAAGCTGCCCGCCGACGGCGAGTTCGACGGCACCGGCGAGTGGATTCCCCTTGCCAGCGGCGACAAGTCCTTTGTGGACGGATTCACCGCGGAGGAGGTCTACGTGTTCACCCGGCAGGCCGCCGACCGCGCCGGAGCGACCAAAATGGACCGTCCGGAGGACATCGAGCCGAACCCGGTCAACGGCCGGATCTACGCCGCGCTCACCAACAACTCCGACCGCGGCGCGGCGGGCAAGGCGGCCCCGGACGAGGCGAACCCGCGCACCCGCAACAAAAACGGGCACATCCTCGAATGGGACGAGGACCGCGGCGACGCCGCCTCGACCCGGTTCTCCTGGCGGCTGCTCCTCGTCTGCGGCGACCCGGCCACGGCCGACACCTACTTCGGCGGCTTCCCGAAGGACCAGGTCAGCCCCATCTCGTGCCCGGACAACGTGGCCTTCGACCCGCACGGCAACCTGTGGATCTCCACCGACGGCAACACCCTCGGCGCGAACGACGGCCTCTTCTCGGTTCCGGTCACCGGACCCGAGCGCGGGCACGTGAAGCAGTTCCTGTCCGTGCCGGTCGGCGCCGAGACGTGCGGTCCGGTCGTCACCGAAAACCTCGTGCTGGTCGCGGTGCAGCACCCCGGCGAGGACGCGCCGAGTTCGGCGAACCCGACCTCGCACTGGCCGGACGGCGGCAGCTCCCAGCCGCGGCCGGCGATCGTGTCGGTGTGGAAGAAGGGCGCCTTCGGATTGCCCGGCCGGATCGGCCGCCGGTAA
- a CDS encoding MFS transporter has product MSAEHHSSLLDAVKGQPKQVWITAFAAVIAFMGIGLVDPILLSIAKGLNASPSQVTLLFTSYLGVQVIAMLFTGAMSARFGAKRTVLVGLTLIVAATALCAAAGSIEQLVGLRAVWGLGNAFFIATALSVIVGAATGGQSGAILLYEAALGVGLAVGPLLGALLGTISWRGPFLGTAVLMVAALLLCSIFLTSDSRQKRDPVKLLDPIRALKHPGLLRTSIASALYTAAFFAVLAWSPFVLGWNAIAVGLIFCGWGLCVAIAGVVLAPKMAAKFGERHAAALAVTGYTVLMLVLAIPSKPVVVVGIVVSGLVSGLLNTLFTGTAMSISDAPRPVASAGYNFCRWFGGAVAATLVGHLAEWMGWEQGPFLIAAVLCVIAAVLLSQREKKADPHTVPREAALVGDEEF; this is encoded by the coding sequence ATGAGCGCTGAGCACCACTCGAGCCTGCTGGACGCGGTCAAGGGCCAGCCCAAACAGGTGTGGATCACCGCGTTCGCCGCGGTCATCGCGTTCATGGGCATCGGCCTCGTCGACCCGATCCTGCTGTCCATCGCCAAGGGCCTGAACGCTTCGCCGTCCCAGGTCACGCTGCTGTTCACGTCGTATCTCGGCGTGCAGGTGATCGCGATGCTCTTCACCGGCGCGATGTCCGCCCGGTTCGGGGCCAAGCGGACCGTGCTCGTCGGGCTGACCCTGATCGTCGCCGCGACCGCGCTGTGCGCCGCGGCCGGTTCGATCGAACAGCTCGTCGGCCTGCGTGCGGTGTGGGGACTGGGCAACGCCTTCTTCATCGCCACCGCGTTGTCGGTGATCGTCGGCGCGGCGACCGGTGGCCAATCCGGCGCGATCCTGCTTTACGAGGCCGCGCTAGGCGTCGGGCTCGCCGTCGGTCCGCTGCTCGGCGCGCTGCTGGGCACGATCTCGTGGCGCGGCCCGTTCCTCGGCACCGCGGTGCTGATGGTCGCCGCCCTGCTGCTCTGCTCGATCTTCCTGACCAGCGATTCGCGGCAGAAGCGCGATCCGGTCAAACTGCTCGACCCGATCCGCGCGCTCAAGCACCCCGGCCTGCTCCGGACGTCGATCGCCTCGGCGCTCTACACCGCCGCGTTCTTCGCGGTGCTCGCCTGGTCCCCGTTCGTGCTCGGCTGGAACGCCATCGCGGTCGGCCTGATCTTCTGCGGCTGGGGCCTCTGTGTGGCGATCGCCGGCGTGGTGCTCGCGCCGAAGATGGCCGCGAAGTTCGGCGAACGGCACGCCGCCGCGCTGGCGGTGACCGGGTACACGGTGCTGATGCTGGTGCTGGCCATCCCGAGCAAGCCGGTGGTGGTCGTCGGGATCGTCGTGTCCGGGCTGGTTTCCGGACTGCTGAACACGCTCTTCACCGGCACCGCGATGTCGATCAGCGACGCGCCGCGGCCGGTCGCGAGTGCCGGGTACAACTTCTGCCGCTGGTTCGGCGGCGCGGTCGCGGCCACGCTCGTCGGCCACCTCGCCGAGTGGATGGGCTGGGAGCAGGGTCCGTTCCTGATCGCCGCCGTGCTCTGCGTGATCGCCGCCGTGCTGCTCTCGCAGCGCGAGAAGAAGGCCGACCCGCACACCGTGCCGAGGGAGGCCGCGCTCGTCGGCGACGAGGAGTTCTGA
- a CDS encoding MarR family winged helix-turn-helix transcriptional regulator, producing the protein MTSSTGDLAQRLRPVVFRLYYLVRRESAQLLTLTQGSVLSELVGRGPSRMSRLSRLERVRMPSMTDVVRRLERLGMVTRRPDPDDGRAVLVEATPEGERFYAEMIAGREAELRARLGRLDPAERAAIDAALPALTKLIADFHRDDPAAELAAISEGGTDPR; encoded by the coding sequence GTGACTTCCTCGACGGGCGATTTGGCGCAGCGGCTGCGGCCGGTGGTCTTCCGGCTGTACTACCTGGTGCGCCGCGAATCCGCGCAGCTGCTGACCCTGACCCAGGGATCGGTGCTGTCGGAGCTGGTCGGCCGCGGGCCGAGCCGGATGAGCCGGCTCTCCCGACTTGAGCGCGTGCGGATGCCGTCGATGACCGACGTCGTGCGCAGGCTCGAACGGCTCGGCATGGTGACCCGCCGACCCGATCCCGACGACGGGCGCGCCGTGCTCGTGGAGGCCACTCCGGAAGGCGAGCGGTTCTACGCCGAGATGATCGCGGGCCGGGAGGCGGAGCTGCGGGCGCGGCTCGGCCGCCTCGACCCGGCCGAGCGCGCCGCCATCGACGCCGCGCTTCCCGCGCTCACCAAGCTGATCGCCGACTTCCACCGCGACGACCCCGCCGCGGAACTCGCCGCAATTTCTGAAGGAGGAACTGATCCGCGATGA